In Bubalus bubalis isolate 160015118507 breed Murrah chromosome 20, NDDB_SH_1, whole genome shotgun sequence, the sequence GCAAAAGCTCAAAGATGTTCAGTATTGATTTATGTTATTAGgttacaataaaaaatattgattttgaaGTACTTTTAGACTTAGGAGAGGTGGCAAAAATAGTATGATGAGTTCCCATATATTCTATATTCAGCTTCCCCTAATGATAACATTTTACATAAACTACAATTCATTATCAAACCAGGAAACTGATATTGGTATTAACTCAATTACAGACTTTATTTAGATTTTACCAGTTTTTatatgcactctttttttttcaggtatataATTCTACAAAATATTATCACATGTGTAGATTTGTGTAAACACTGACATATTTAGGAGACAAAATTATTTCATTGCCATAAAAGAAATTCTGTGACTTCACCCGTTTATAATTAGTCATACTCTCCTTAAAACTTAACGCTTGACAAATAATGATTTGTTCTTTATAACTTTGTCATTTCGAGacatacattttatatgtatggAATCATACATATAAacttttttaataagattttttttctttttaaaatttatttttgatcgcactgggtcttcattgctgctcacaggctttctctagttgcgacagatgggggctactcttccttttCGTGCATGGGCTCCTCAtctcggtggcttctcttgctgtggagcacagactctagatgtacgggcttcagtagctgcatcACTCGGGCTTTGTAGTTGCAGCttatgggctctagggcacacgggcacAGTGGCTGTGCCACATAGGcttactctgcagcatgtggagtcttcccaggccagagattgaacctgtgtcccttgcattggctgGTAGGTtactatccactgtaccaccagggaagtcccatataagcttttgagttttttttcacttagaataatgcaTTTATGATCCTCAAGTTGTTATACATATCAATATGTCATTTTCTTACTGAAAGGTATTTCATTGTGTTATATACTGTACTGCAGCTTATTTAGCCATTTGCCTGTTGAAACATATtcgggttgtttccagtttttggctattacatAGAGCTGCTATGGACATTTGTGTAGTTTTTTTGtgtataaaaataagttttatttctcttggtttGGGTGAGAGTCTTATAAACTGTATTTGCAATTGtataaattgtaaaaatttataaattgtatAAAATTACTGATGTTAAGTAGTGCTTCTTGAATTGTCCTGGGTGAATGTGAAAAGAGGTAACTTAATATATTAAGTGATACACTTAAGCCAAGCAAAGTCAAATGACGTGGCATTTGGTGCTATTAATTGTTGACAGTATTTCAAACAGAGTCAAGTTCTAAGAGAACTGAGTTCTCACAAAACACATGTAGACAAACCTGCCAAACTCAAGAGCATTTGTCTGAAAGCCTCAGTACATTGCTATGTTGTGAAGAGTGACTTTGTTCCAGCAGAAAAACGTCATCCATTTCATTATATTAAAACAGttgttcatttggatttttattGGTTTcatagtttgtttttatttcatttataattaaaaaacatttttatagctCTGGACCAGCATATAATCAGCTCAGCTAAAACCAGTATAGCATATACAATTTAGTAGTGGTGTTGGTACTGAATAAAGTCAaagtgaggagggaaggggacagggcacaacctttaaaagaatgatgtaGCCATTGAGGATATGACAAAAACTGTTTAGAAGAATTAAGTCCAAGGTAGTGGGTGATTTGACTTCCTGTACACCGTGAGCCTCGTTATACACTCATTGTaatacaagttcagttcagttgcttagtcatgtctgactctttgcgaccccatggactgcagcacgccaggcttccctgtccatcaccaactcccagagcttactcaaactcatgtccattgagtcagtgatgccatccaaccatctctgcctctgtcatccccttctcctgccttcaatttttcccagcatcagggtcttttttagtgagtcagttctttgcatcaggtggccaaagtattggagcgtcagcatcagtccttccaatgaatattcaggactgatttcctttaggatggactgactagttggatctccttgcagtccaagggactctcaagagtcttctccaacaccacagttcaaaagcatcaattcttcagcgctcagctttctttatagtccaactctcacatccatacatgactactggaaaaccatagctttgtaatACAAAAGCATATACTAAATACAAACCCACAGGTACCTGGAAGTTCTGGGGCAGACTGTAAAAGTCCAAAATGTGGGTGATGTCCCAGTTCCTAGAAATCCCCACACCTTTCCCCAAGCAGTTGAAGTAATCCTTCTactcatttgttgtttagtcactaagtttgtatctgactccttgtgaccccatggactgtagcttgccaggctcccctctccatgggatttcccaggcaagacaactggagtgggttgccatttccttctttgggggatcttcccaacccagggattgaaccccgtctcctgcattgacaatttttttttctttaatttaatttaattttttaattttacaatattgtattggttttgccatatatcaaaatgaatctgccacaggtatacacgtgttccctatcctgaaccctcctcacacctccctccccatgcatTGACAAtttgtatggttgtgagagttagaccataaagaaggcagtgctgaagaattgatgcttttgaattgtggtgctagagaagactcttgagaatatcttggactgcaaagagatcaaaccagtcaacctgaagggaaatcaaccctgaatattcattggagggattgatgctgaagctgaagttccaacactttggccatctgatgagaagaactaactcatttgaaaagcccctgatgctgggaaagaccctggTAAAGACCCTGGAaggactcattggtaaagatcctgatgctgggaaaggcaaaaggagaagggggcagaggatgagatcgttagaTAGCATtgctgaatttgagcaaactctggaagatagtgaaggataggggagcctggcatgctacagtccatggggtcacaaagaatcagacatgacttagcgaatgaacaacaacaactgcattggcaggtggattcttaacaccgagccaccagggaagccctctcagtcATTAGCTTATGAAGTTACCCAGCCCAGAAAATCTAACTGTCCCATATTTCCAGGCagctctcaccttctgagatgggcCACATTCTGCCTATGGAACATACAGCTTGCTCTTGAATCCTTTCTTGCCTGAAGCCAGGGACCCTCATTCTTTGGCCTGTCCCAGGAACTCATCCAAGACCTGGATGAGTGACCTCTCACATTTTCCTGCAACCTCTTTACAAAGGATATTGATAAAtatacttcttacctatcactttgcctcttgctgaattccttctgtgctgaggcataaagaacctgagcttcaatATGTTTGGAGGCAAGTTGTGTGGTTTCTGTTGGAAGAGTGTAGTTTCAAGTTTCATCCAAGGTGTGTGGTTTTAAAAGGAATACATAAAGACATCggtattaaaaaaatatggaTGGGTATTTATGCCATGttttacatttgtatatattaatatagtttGTATATAGGAttagagattaagaaaaaaaggtgGCTTAAGCAAATGTAGAAAGTCTACTCTCTCATAAACATCTGAGCTAGTCAGTTGTCCAGTACTGTAGCATCGTCATCTGGAGACCCATTTTCCTACTAGTTTGCTCcccttgccttctcctagatTGGTGCTTCTcaaaatttaatgtaaatatgAATCActtggggatatatatatatatatatatatatttttttttttttttttttttttttttttttttttttctcactgcaCTGCTTGGCTTGAAGtttcttagttccctaaccagagattgaacctgggcccttggcagtcagagcacagagcacattgaaccaccagggaattccctggagatctTATTTAACTATAGAATCAACCTCAGTAGGTCTGGTTCGGGCTGATTCTGCACTTCCACaaactcccaggtgatgctgacgtTGCTGGTCACACAGAGCACATGTGAGCAGTTAGGTCCAGGGGTATTGCCTTCATTCACATGGCTGAAGCTGGTTTGTCACCATTTCTCTGAATTTCCAGCCTGTGGGAAGGagtagagaggaagaaaaggggcAAGTAGCTTCCTTATGAGAACATGACCCAGAAGATGTAGACGTTCTTTCCAGGTACTTCTCACTGGCCAGAATGTGGTCATTTGATCCCTCAgttgcaagggaggctggggaaTGTAGGCTCGAGGTAAAATTTGAAGAATTCTATTAACTAAGAGCAAGATGGTGAGAACAAATATTAGGGAATTATAAACAGTGTCTGCCATGATATTTAAAGAGAATTTAAGTCAAGACAGGATCTgtgaaaatatttctccttttatgctACTTATATGTGAGAAATACTAGTCTGAAGTATAATCTAAAGTATATACTTCCTTTAGCACTCATGCAAGAATTTTTCATAATCTGCCCCTTGTCTACTTTTTCAGTGATCATACCCTTTGTGCCGGTTCTTTTGAATGATTTGCTTTTGCCTGAAGAAACACATTCTTACACCCCTATGTCTTTGCACATGGTATTTCCTTTGTCCTTCCACATCATCCATCTGTATCCTAATTTAAGCTCGTTGGCAAAGCTGTATTGCTGAACAAGAGAAGCTTAGGCAGGGgttttgagaattcttttttaaaagaattttttgttacttttatgTACAGAAAGCTCAGTGGTGCATACTCAGCCCAGTTTGGTGGCCAGCTCTTTGGCCTTCGCCTCTTCCAGCTTGGTGATGAGAGCCACTGACTTTGGCTCCAAGACATTGCCTCCCCACTGACGGTGGATCTCATCATATCTGTCGTTGTAATTGGTCCTGATGGCTTCCACCAGCTTAGCCAGGGCACTCTTGTCCTCCGAGTTGACTTGTGTGAAGGCCACAGTGGTGCAGGTCTTCCTGTGGATCAGGCGCTCCAGCCGGGCCTTCCCCTTGATGATGCAGTAGGGAACCCCCATCTTTGAGCACAGGAGGACCATGTCATGCGCAGTTACCACCAGCTGAGCATTCTTGTTCTCCACCAAGGTGGTGACAGTGTTGACCCCTGCGCGAAGGACAGGTGGCCTCTTGGTGGGCAGTTTGCTGGCAGTTTTCTTCTCCTCTTGGGCCAGCAACCTCTGCTTTGTCTCTTGCTTCGTCTCTGGACTGTACTTGTGGGTCAGCTTAAGTAGTTGAGTAGCTGTTTGTCGGTCCAAGGCCTGGGTGAGTTGGTTAATTGCAGGAAGCACTTTCAGCCGCTTATAGAGAATAGCCCTTTGCTGCTGCAGCTGGATGTAGCGGGGCCATTTGACGAAGCAGGTGAGGACCCTTTTGAGTTGGATAACCTGTCCAATGCCAAAATTCTTGGGCCTTTTCTCGAAAAGGGGGTTGACCACCTTCTTGGCCTCCTGCTTCTTCACCACAGTGGAAGCCAGGGCCACCTTCTTCCCCTTGGCCTTCTTTCCCTTCAGCATCTTGAAGGGctggcagagagacagagaatttttttttttttttaaacagagacaCCCCCTTCAAGAGAGAATGGATAGATAAGCAGAGATGATTATTTGTTTGAAACTTCTCAAACCTTCTGTTCTACTGATGAGAGCTATGAGCTCACCTTCACACTTGAAAGGCACAGCTCCAGGTTGTAGACCCTGTCTATCCTCCAACCCCCCTGCAACATGAGGGGAAGGCCCACAGAGTTAAAGTGTGTTTTTGCTATATAGAGattctatgacaaacctaggagTGAAATGGCTTGGATTCTATTGGAAGATGTTATTGACTCATTGGGAAGCCTTCAGATACTCAATGTAATTAACTCCCTTACagaatgctattttttttaaaacttaggcTGGAATATGTATCAGGCtaagattttctttcatttgagaATATTTTACAGTTGCCTACTGGTCATCAAAATTGAGTGTGTGCATATATTCTAGAAGAGATATAAAattcctttagtttttttttttgtttatatttctagtTAGAATAGAATTCTCAAGAAAATTTTCCTAGATGCAACTATACTTCATGATATTTCTTTGAGGGAAACAACAAATCAACAAAAACTTcccataaaatttaaagaactcactgcattgaaaatatttttatttggctgtactgggtcttggttgcagcctgtgggatatTTAGTTGCTAGTTGAagtatgtggggtcttagttccctcaccaggatagaacctgtgccccctgcagtggaagcacagagtcctaaccactggattgccagggaagtctcttatttctatttttatgtattttatcctTGTTATATCAGGAGCTCatcattgttctttattttttaatgatgatatacttaatgttttatatacttttttccaATGGCCTCATTGATTCATTTACCAAGTAGATCTACTGGttgaattaaaaatgtaatatcaTACATGAATGAAAATGTAATATCTTAAaatactctgggcttccctggtggttcagatggtaaagaatctgcctgcaatgtgagagatccaggttctatccttgggttcggaagatcccttggagaagggaatagcaacccattccagtatttttgcctggaaaaatcccatggacagaggagcctggtgggctacagtccatggggttgcagagtcggacatgactgaagcaacttagcatgacgTATCAAGAGTATAGCCCCTGGCATCTAGGAGCTACTGATTTAAAGGCAGACAAAAACAATGGCAACAAAAAAGTGATGTTCAAACTGGGCTACAGGAAATGCTTTTATGCTAGTCCAGTGTTTGTCCTCTTCACTCCATGTCTTCAGGTTGCCCCTTTGGCGTCTTTCAGCAGAGTTGTACATCACAGTGTGGACTCCCTGGTGGTAGTACTGGACCAGCAGTGTCTCCCTGGTCTTCCACGTGGAGAATGATGGATAGGAAAGGGAGCTGAGGTGTTTTCCTATACGTTCTCTCTGGGGTAGTGCAAAAGAGAGAAAGTGGGTTTGAAACCTAAGGTAAGATTTTGGcctctcttggcctcagtttttcatctgtaaaatggggatgataatacttGCCTTATAAGATGATGTCATgattatatgggaaaaaaaaaaaaaaaaaaaaggaagggtgaAAACACTTACAGCAGAGCCAGGCATGAAGTAGTTGGAGTTTGTCTCTTGCTCCTCTTTGTAAACCTCTCTAGCACACTCAGAacagtgtgtttctctctggaaAAAGGCTATATTAGTTGTTAAGCTGCTCCAGTGACCCAGTCGATAGACTAAGAATTATGGTCCCCGGAGTCAATCGACCTATTGTTATTAAATTGCCTTGGCCCTGTCAGTTTCTGGAGTTGTCATTTTGCactgtaattgatttacagtttTCTTCCTACCCTTCTCTTGCAGATGTAGGCACTAGATGGCGCCATTTTACCAAGTATTAATGGCTTTCACACATGGCATAACTTGTTCTTCCACTTGTccaaggctaaaaaaaaaaaggacagttttTACAGTCTGCTTCAGCATAGCCACATATTCCAGGACATCAAAGAAATCCCTTTACAATTCTGTATTTCCTTCATTTATAATAGGGAATGTGTGATGCTTAGAAATCACCCAGAAGTTCACATATTTGATTTGGTTTAGGGGACAGAGAAAATTTGGAGTAGATTAAAAGGGAAATGATAAATTTGATTGGAATGGGAAAATGAAATGTTTGAGGAGGCGTCACATAAACATGGATTACTTTGTTTAAAGAATGGATAAGTAATCTCATGGTAGACTCTAACAATGAAGTGCTTCTGGGGAAAAGGCTAAGCAACTGTTACCCTCCAAGAATAGAACAAGGGGAAATGGGCTTCATGACCACAGGAGAGAGAGAAGTTAATCACAAGAAAGGATTTTTGGAACCAAGAATATGTCTCATCAGAATGAAGAAAATTGTCAAAGCTTTCTTtattaatgtgaaaaataaattagtcATGGTCTCAACATgattattttgaggattacttgCAGTCCTGCTAGAAGATAGAGGAatgttttatcctttattgtggtGATTATTTGAAACCTGACATGTGTAGCCTAGGGTGATGCTCATTGCAGTCTATTGGCACAGGCTAGGACTGGATATGACTTAACAGGAGAGCAGTGATTTCAAAAGTGTCCCATTTTTATAtgtctgttacacacacacacacacacacacacatgctacatttttttcttggtttctaaAATACCTCAGAGCTGGATGAGAGGGAAGGCAATGATCATAGGAAAAAAGTATCAGATGTCTTCCTTgacactcattttaaaaattattttttattttttaaaaacttttaatcttatattggggtatagccgattaacaatgttgtgatagtttcagatggacagcaaagggactcagccatacatatacatgt encodes:
- the LOC102401496 gene encoding 60S ribosomal protein L7a-like translates to MLKGKKAKGKKVALASTVVKKQEAKKVVNPLFEKRPKNFGIGQVIQLKRVLTCFVKWPRYIQLQQQRAILYKRLKVLPAINQLTQALDRQTATQLLKLTHKYSPETKQETKQRLLAQEEKKTASKLPTKRPPVLRAGVNTVTTLVENKNAQLVVTAHDMVLLCSKMGVPYCIIKGKARLERLIHRKTCTTVAFTQVNSEDKSALAKLVEAIRTNYNDRYDEIHRQWGGNVLEPKSVALITKLEEAKAKELATKLG